A window of Roseateles sp. XES5 genomic DNA:
CGCTGCCCGCGATAGGCCGTCGCCATCATGCTCTGCATCAAGGTGCCGAAACCATTGCCGATGCCGGCGAAGGCCGGATCGTCCGGCTCGTATTTGCACCGGATGAGAACCGCACCATGCGGCTCGCTCTGGTCGATGCCCATGTCATAGGCCTCGCTGCGCGAGCCGGAGGGCTGCCACCCGGCGGGAAGGTCAAGGGTCCTCTCCCGCGCCTCGATCTCAGCCGACAGCCGCATTCCAGTCGGCAAAGCCGAACTGGCGGGCGACAAGTTCGAGGCAGAGGCTGTGGGAGACGTCGATCGTCTGTTCGCCAAGGGCCTTGCGGAGGGCCTTGGCCATGATTTTTGCATCGCGATAGGTGCGCATAGTCCGATCCTGAAACGGGGCAAACGTTTATCAGAGCTCGCATTGCTGACAGGTTCACCCGCAGGGGTCAGACCATGGTTTTGGAAGGTGCATTCACCATGCCTTGCGGCGCGAGCGGCAGGCTGCACTGGCCCTGCGCGCAAGCTAGCGAGGGCGGCGCGATTCTGTCAATCGGCAAGGATGGGCGAAAGCCGGGACCGGGATTGCGGCCCGACGGCCCTGCCCCAGTCCGGCGACATCTTATGAGACGCACGCGAAACCGTTTCCGCGCGCGGCTCCTAACCGGCAAGCGCCCGAGGGCGCGCCGACCGATGCGGCCTCAGCCGCGCCGGGCCGCCTCGATGGCGGCGATGTCGATCTTCTTCATGCCCATCATCGCCTCGAAGGCGCGCTTTGCCTCGCCGCCGCCGCCGGCCATCGCCTCGGTCAGCGCGCGCGGCGTGATCTGCCAGGAGATGCCCCATTTGTCCTTGCACCAGCCGCAGACGCTTTCCTGGCCGCCATTGCCGACGATGGCGTTCCAGTAGCGGTCCGTCTCTTCCTGATCGTCCGTGGCGATCTGGAACGAGAAGGCCTCGCTGTGCTTGAACGTCGTGCCGCCGTTAAGGCCGATGCAGGCAACGCCCGCGACGGTGAA
This region includes:
- a CDS encoding glyoxalase superfamily protein — encoded protein: MRTYRDAKIMAKALRKALGEQTIDVSHSLCLELVARQFGFADWNAAVG